A segment of the Mogibacterium diversum genome:
GGGGCTTCCAAAGCGTATAAATTACGTGCTCACATCGAACTCAGGGTTCGAGGCCGAAAGATGCATAGCCGTGCATAGCGAGGAGGAGCTGTTCAAGGAGCTCGAGCAGTATGATCCAGAGCATGTGTTTATCATCGGCGGAGAGAGCATATATAGGAAGTTTTACAAATATTGCGACAAGTGCTTCGTAACTAAGATGCATGCGGATTTGCATGCTGACAAATTCATGGTTAACCTTGATGAGGATGACGATTTTAAAGAGACGTGGAAGAGTGAGATGCATAGTGAGAATGGTATAGACTATGAGTTCACT
Coding sequences within it:
- a CDS encoding dihydrofolate reductase: MNLIVAVDEKWGIGCDNDLLASIPGDMQYFKEKTTDGVVVMGRRTLESLPKQRGLPKRINYVLTSNSGFEAERCIAVHSEEELFKELEQYDPEHVFIIGGESIYRKFYKYCDKCFVTKMHADLHADKFMVNLDEDDDFKETWKSEMHSENGIDYEFTMYEKVEK